AGTGAAAGAATGTGGAAATATCCCGCATATCTGGTACCGTCTCGATGGCGGCGACGGGGATATTGCCACATTCTTTCACTACCTGGGACTAGCTGCAAAAAAAGCGGCGCCACGTCGAAAAACACCGCTACCCCATTTGACCCCCGAATTCATGATGGGCATACCTACCTTTACAAAACGTTTTTTTGAAGAACTCTACAGTCGTTTGAAGCTGCCGGCTGTCATCGTTTTTGACGACTATCAGGAAGTTTCTGCTGAATCTGATTTTCATGACATAATCAATTCAGGATTGTCCGTCCTGCCCGATGGTATATCAGTAATCATCATGAGCCGGGTCAATCCACCGGAGGTTTTTTCCCGCCTGCAACTCAACCGGATAATGAAGGTGATCGGTTGGGAAACCCTTCGCCTCGATATTGAAGAGACAGCAGGCGTTGGTCACCTCATCAAACCTGCCGCAATGGAATCTCACGTTCCTGAGGTATTACACCAAAAAACAGGAGGGTGGATGGCAGGGCTATTCTGATGCTGGAATCGGTTCATATGGAGAAGCTTTCTACCATATCATTAAATGATGATATATCTGAGGTGATATTTGGTTATTTTGAGGCAGAGATTTTCTATAGGCTTGATGAAGAAATTCGCTTATTTTTGCTAAAAACCGCTTTTATGCCAAGTATGACGTTGGAGATGGCAAAGGATTTGACGGACCTTAAACAGGCCCGCCGCATACTGTCTGATCTCTACGGGAAGAACTGTTTTGTAGAAAAGCGGCTGCAGAGTCCGCCTGTATATCAATATCACCCCCTTTTCAGGGCCTTTTTATTAAAAGAGGCTGACGAGTATTTTTCAGAAGAAGAAAAAGCCCATCTTATAAAATATGCCGCCACGCTCCTTTCTAAGTCCGGTCAGGTGGAAGAGGCCGCGGAACTCCTCATAGAAACGGATGATTTGGAACAGCTCATTCCACTCATCCTTGAGAATGCGCAGTCTTATATTGCCCAGGGGCGTAGTAGGGTCGTTGAAACATGGATACTGGCAGTACCGGAGTCGGTACGGGAGAAAAATCCATGGCTCATCTTCCGGCTCGGCTCCTGCAAAATGTCCTATAACATAATTGAGGCCCGATCCATTTTCAAAAAATCACTCCA
This window of the Deltaproteobacteria bacterium genome carries:
- a CDS encoding AAA family ATPase; this encodes VKECGNIPHIWYRLDGGDGDIATFFHYLGLAAKKAAPRRKTPLPHLTPEFMMGIPTFTKRFFEELYSRLKLPAVIVFDDYQEVSAESDFHDIINSGLSVLPDGISVIIMSRVNPPEVFSRLQLNRIMKVIGWETLRLDIEETAGVGHLIKPAAMESHVPEVLHQKTGGWMAGLF